DNA sequence from the bacterium genome:
TCCCTACTCGGCGGCGGATATTGTGATTACCCGCGCCGGAGCGGGAACCCTTGCCGAAATCTGTGAGCGGGGTTGTGTATCGATTATCATCCCGAAATCGAATCTTCCTGGTGACCACCAAGCTGCCAATGCGATGGTGCTCCAACAAGAGTCTGCCGCCGATGTTATTTTCGAGCGAAGTAAAATTACCGATAATCACGAAGTACTTGAATGGGTAAATCACGAAGAGCTGGCGGCACACCTCCGCTGGTTGCTCGGAGATGCTGCAAGTCGAGAAAAGATTCGCTCCAATGCTTTACGTATGGCGACACCCAACGCTCGCAGACTAATCGCTACCAATCTAATCGCATTAGCCAACAGAAATTATACTGAAGTAATTAAGCCGAATCGGAGTAGTGAAACAAGCACGAATTGGAAGAATTCACCAATCGGTCTCACTCCGTCTGCGCTACGCGCCCGTTTGGAAAAAGAGCTATCGTTTTATTGGAGTGACTTACTGCCAGCACGGGTATTGGATTTACCGGAAAAGCCGCTGCCGACTATGGAAATGCGCGACCGGATCGAAGATCTTTCTTATTACACCTATCGCGGCAATGCTCTTCTGTCGGCAGGAAGTTGGGAAACCCGTAACGAAGGAATCAAACTCACCGCGTTGTGCGCTGACCGTTCGGTTTTACCGATACTTTACGCATGGATCGAAGATAGGCGACCAGTATCGAAACTTGCCCGAAGGTTGGGCGGTGATTTTCAGACAGTAGGATTTTTACGGCGAAATGCGGTAGCTGCCTTGCCCGCTTTCAATTGGTGGGATGAAACAATTCTCCACACATTGGAATCGGCACTCGATGACCCCTATTGGGAAGTACGTACTGCCACCGCGAAAACAATGACCCGGTTGCCCCCTGACACACCGCCACTAATGCGCGATTGGATGGTGCAGTCTATAGTCAAAAGATTACCTACCGAGCGTAACTATGAAGTGCGTGCGGCGTTTTGGTTAGCGCTCGGAGAAATATGTCCTGCTTTGCCGCCAGCCGAGTTGATACACCTTGATTTGATTCATCGTAACGACTTGGTCCGGACGTCGTTAATGTTGGCGCTCGAGCGATTGGAGCTGCGCGGTATCGGGCTATCTGACGAGTATGCTGATTTCATCCACCGGGAGCTGTTGTTGACAAGCAGTCAATTTGTACCGAACTTCCTTTTACGACGAGCGGCAGCCCGCTTTATGACAGCCCATCGGGAATCGCGATGATATACTGGTTAGCAACAATTGTTTCAACAACAATTCCGGGATTAGGTTTTTTCCGGATTGCCCAG
Encoded proteins:
- a CDS encoding UDP-N-acetylglucosamine--N-acetylmuramyl-(pentapeptide) pyrophosphoryl-undecaprenol N-acetylglucosamine transferase — encoded protein: MTTGNRKHKIKILLSGGGTGGHVQPALAIGEEVKRLQPDADIRYTGAGTPECDIVSQIFPFVALSAVGMPSIRSFAFLKFAWTVLLGTLKGVLFVLRFKPHALFATGGFASAPAVFATVIVSRLHLLLRKIPIYLFEPNAEPGRMNQLAARMADRIAVVTESALRTMPQPTVVVEGYPVRWEFRAVDRTYALTKLGLPETAKVVLAFGGSMGARTLNEAVVKLWKIMRSDPSLYFIHAVGRRESFDYHAVEETEALAREQGVAEDTRYLRVRSFDDMTIPYSAADIVITRAGAGTLAEICERGCVSIIIPKSNLPGDHQAANAMVLQQESAADVIFERSKITDNHEVLEWVNHEELAAHLRWLLGDAASREKIRSNALRMATPNARRLIATNLIALANRNYTEVIKPNRSSETSTNWKNSPIGLTPSALRARLEKELSFYWSDLLPARVLDLPEKPLPTMEMRDRIEDLSYYTYRGNALLSAGSWETRNEGIKLTALCADRSVLPILYAWIEDRRPVSKLARRLGGDFQTVGFLRRNAVAALPAFNWWDETILHTLESALDDPYWEVRTATAKTMTRLPPDTPPLMRDWMVQSIVKRLPTERNYEVRAAFWLALGEICPALPPAELIHLDLIHRNDLVRTSLMLALERLELRGIGLSDEYADFIHRELLLTSSQFVPNFLLRRAAARFMTAHRESR